A window from Primulina eburnea isolate SZY01 chromosome 2, ASM2296580v1, whole genome shotgun sequence encodes these proteins:
- the LOC140823469 gene encoding uncharacterized protein, translating into MPAQTYFPLWWESTGDQWWYASPIDFAAANGQYDLVRELLRLDGNHLMKLTSLRRIRRLETVWDDEEQYHDVAKCQSQVARKLLLECEIKKGKNSLIGDGYGGWLLYTAASAGDLSFVQELLERDPLLVFGEGEYGVTDILYAAARCKNSEVFRVVLDFAATPRITASDWTGEVPSAYKFEIMNRALHAAARGGDLRLLKELLGDCSDDASSYRDDKGATILHAAAAKGQVEIVEDNAITRGLIDYADNEGNTALHVAARTGQLAVVEALILASPASIHARNSNGEIFLHAVVTGFQTPSFQRLDRQIELMKHLLSGKIFGIKDVINAKNNDGRTVLHLAIIGNIHSDIVKLLMSVSCVDKDIRDVNVMTPTNILKKRARSTSSEQVTRQVISGGGIFEYRDYSARKVIASHIKKQSIGNSPGTSFRINDTEIFLCTGALSISEATRSAAGLTILFTDHSQHDSSMETRSSPKIHKSDYVNFASRRIKRLLHWPKIRNRTSEMSPKKLVDARNSVSTSEEIPVPLRQRFSKPSPLPHNKRALSVRSNQPSPTAKKKLASGMIDCAMQAIPHYIASSRSRSSSFSKLSMSSQSSLDAQQGAQIENEIARHIGCNVLNENSNLRHTGLVNKRFLNQYLCFSGAGQPVEAPVSGLQPYEAYERSVLSTA; encoded by the exons ATGCCGGCCCAGACGTATTTCCCTCTTTGGTGGGAGAGCACCGGAGATCAATGGTGGTATGCTTCGCCAATAGATTTTGCTGCAGCCAATGGACAGTATGACTTAGTACGGGAGCTCCTCCGCCTCGACGGCAATCACCTTATGAAACTAACCTCCCTGCGCAGAATCCGCCGCCTCGAAACCGTGTGGGACGACGAAGAACAGTATCATGATGTCGCCAAGTGCCAATCCCAAGTGGCAAGAAAGCTACTATTGGAGTGTGAGATCAAGAAAGGCAAAAACTCACTCATTGGGGATGGTTACGGAGGATGGCTTCTGTACACTGCTGCCTCTGCAGGGGACTTGAGTTTTGTGCAAGAATTGCTTGAAAGGGACCCTCTTCTTGTATTCGGAGAAGGAGAATATGGAGTCACTGATATTCTGTATGCGGCTGCGAGGTGCAAGAATTCTGAGGTTTTTAGGGTGGTTCTTGATTTTGCTGCCACACCGAGGATTACTGCAAGTGATTGGACGGGGGAGGTCCCTTCTGCGTATAAGTTCGAGATAATGAATAGAGCTCTTCATGCTGCAGCTAGAGGAGGCGATTTGAGGTTACTGAAAGAGCTTCTCGGTGATTGCTCCGATGATGCGTCGTCATATAGAGACGACAAAGGTGCAACTATCTTACATGCAGCAGCCGCCAAGGGTCAGGTCGAG ATTGTCGAAGATAACGCCATAACACGTGGACTTATCGACTATGCGGACAATGAAGGCAATACGGCATTGCATGTAGCTGCTCGCACAGGTCAGCTAGCTGTTGTCGAGGCTTTAATTCTTGCATCACCGGCATCGATCCACGCCAGAAACAGTAATGGAGAGATATTCCTACATGCTGTTGTTACTGGTTTTCAAACACCTAGTTTTCAGAGATTGGATCGCCAGATAGAGCTCATGAAACATTTGTTGAGTGGGAAGATTTTCGGTATCAAAGATGTCATCAATGCGAAAAACAACGATGGCAGAACCGTGCTTCATTTAGCCATCATAGGGAACATTCATTCTGATATAGTGAAACTACTCATGTCTGTCAGCTGCGTTGATAAGGACATCCGTGATGTAAATGTGATGACTCCGACAAATATTCTCAAGAAACGGGCTCGTTCTACATCGTCCGAACAGGTAACCAGGCAAGTGATATCAGGTGGTGGGATTTTTGAATATCGGGATTATTCGGCTAGAAAAGTAATTGCATCCCACATAAAGAAGCAAAGCATAGGAAATAGTCCAGGGACTTCATTCAGGATCAACGACACAGAAATTTTCTTGTGCACGGGAGCACTGAGTATATCAGAAGCCACTCGTTCCGCAGCAGGATTGACCATTTTATTTACAGATCACAGCCAACATGACTCGAGCATGGAAACTCGTAGTTCTCCCAAAATCCACAAGTCCGATTACGTGAATTTTGCATCAAGACGGATCAAACGCTTACTTCATTGGCCGAAGATAAGAAACAGAACCTCAGAAATGTCCCCGAAGAAATTGGTAGATGCAAGAAATTCTGTAAGCACTTCAGAAGAAATCCCGGTTCCTTTGAGGCAGAGATTTTCAAAACCATCACCACTTCCTCATAACAAACGAGCACTTTCAGTGAGGAGCAATCAGCCAAGTCCAACTGCGAAGAAAAAACTAGCTTCAGGGATGATCGATTGTGCGATGCAGGCCATTCCACATTATATAGCTTCTAGCAGATCACGTTCTAGCTCTTTCTCGAAATTATCCATGTCCTCACAAAGTTCTCTCGATGCACAACAGGGTGCCCAGATTGAGAATGAGATTGCAAGACACATCGGCTGTAATGTTCTGAATGAAAATTCGAATCTCAGACATACAGGTTTGGTGAACAAGAGGTTTCTAAACCAATACTTGTGCTTCAGTGGCGCAGGCCAACCTGTGGAGGCTCCCGTTTCTGGTTTACAACCATATGAAGCTTACGAGCGCTCCGTGCTATCAACAGCTTGA
- the LOC140823470 gene encoding glyceraldehyde-3-phosphate dehydrogenase, cytosolic-like isoform X1 → MFKYDSVHGQWKKHDLTVKDSKTLLFGDKPVAVFGARNPEEIPWAEAGADFVVESTGVFTDKDKAAAHLKGGAKKVVISAPSKDAPMFVVGVNEKDYKPDIDIVSNASCTTNCLAPLAKVLNDRFGIVEGLMTTVHSITATQKTVDGPSMKDWRGGRAASFNIIPSSTGAAKAVGKVLPALNGKLTGMAFRVPTVDVSVVDLTARLEKAASYDEIKAAIKEESEGKLKGILGYTEDDVVSTDFIGDCRSSIFDAKAGIALNGNFVKVVSWYDNEWGYSNRVIDLIRHMATSA, encoded by the exons ATGTTCAAATACGACAGTGTTCATGGTCAATGGAAAAAACATGATCTCACAGTTAAGGATTCGAAGACCCTCCTCTTTGGTGACAAGCCAGTGGCGGTATTTGGAGCGAG GAATCCAGAGGAAATCCCATGGGCTGAAGCTGGAGCTGATTTTGTTGTGGAGTCCACTGGAGTTTTCACTGACAAAGACAAGGCTGCTGCTCATTTGAAG GGAGGTGCGAAGAAGGTCGTGATTTCTGCCCCGAGTAAGGATGCACCTATGTTCGTTGTGGGTGTGAATGAGAAGGATTACAAACCAGATATCGATATTGTGTCTAATGCTAGCTGCACTACCAACTGTCTTGCCCCATTGGCTAAG GTTCTCAATGACAGATTTGGTATCGTCGAGGGGTTGATGACCACTGTCCACTCCATTACAG CAACACAGAAGACTGTTGATGGTCCATCGATGAAGGACTGGAGAGGTGGAAGAGCTGCTTCATTCAACATAATTCCTAGTAGCACAGGGGCTGCAAAG GCTGTGGGAAAAGTGCTTCCTGCGCTGAATGGAAAGCTCACTGGCATGGCTTTTCGTGTTCCAACCGTCGATGTTTCAGTTGTTGACCTAACTGCAAGGCTCGAGAAGGCAGCTTCATATGATGAAATCAAAGCCGCGATCAA GGAGGAATCTGAGGGTAAGTTGAAGGGTATCCTAGGATACACAGAAGATGATGTAGTGTCTACCGACTTCATTGGCGATTGCAG GTCAAGCATCTTTGACGCCAAGGCTGGAATTGCTCTAAACGGCAACTTCGTTAAGGTTGTCTCTTGGTACGACAACGAATGGGGTTACAG CAACCGCGTGATAGACTTGATTCGTCACATGGCGACGTCTGCTTGA
- the LOC140823470 gene encoding glyceraldehyde-3-phosphate dehydrogenase, cytosolic-like isoform X2 yields the protein MGKIKIGINGFGRIGRLVARVALQSDDVELVAVNDPFITTDYMTYMFKYDSVHGQWKKHDLTVKDSKTLLFGDKPVAVFGARNPEEIPWAEAGADFVVESTGVFTDKDKAAAHLKGGAKKVVISAPSKDAPMFVVGVNEKDYKPDIDIVSNASCTTNCLAPLAKVLNDRFGIVEGLMTTVHSITATQKTVDGPSMKDWRGGRAASFNIIPSSTGAAKAVGKVLPALNGKLTGMAFRVPTVDVSVVDLTARLEKAASYDEIKAAIKEESEGKLKGILGYTEDDVVSTDFIGDCRSSIFDAKAGIALNGNFVKVVSWYDNEWGYSNRVIDLIRHMATSA from the exons ATGGGCAAAATCAAGATTGGAATCAACG GATTTGGGAGAATCGGGCGTCTGGTGGCTAGAGTGGCACTCCAGAGTGATGACGTAGAACTTGTCGCTGTCAATGATCCGTTTATTACCACCGATTATATG ACCTACATGTTCAAATACGACAGTGTTCATGGTCAATGGAAAAAACATGATCTCACAGTTAAGGATTCGAAGACCCTCCTCTTTGGTGACAAGCCAGTGGCGGTATTTGGAGCGAG GAATCCAGAGGAAATCCCATGGGCTGAAGCTGGAGCTGATTTTGTTGTGGAGTCCACTGGAGTTTTCACTGACAAAGACAAGGCTGCTGCTCATTTGAAG GGAGGTGCGAAGAAGGTCGTGATTTCTGCCCCGAGTAAGGATGCACCTATGTTCGTTGTGGGTGTGAATGAGAAGGATTACAAACCAGATATCGATATTGTGTCTAATGCTAGCTGCACTACCAACTGTCTTGCCCCATTGGCTAAG GTTCTCAATGACAGATTTGGTATCGTCGAGGGGTTGATGACCACTGTCCACTCCATTACAG CAACACAGAAGACTGTTGATGGTCCATCGATGAAGGACTGGAGAGGTGGAAGAGCTGCTTCATTCAACATAATTCCTAGTAGCACAGGGGCTGCAAAG GCTGTGGGAAAAGTGCTTCCTGCGCTGAATGGAAAGCTCACTGGCATGGCTTTTCGTGTTCCAACCGTCGATGTTTCAGTTGTTGACCTAACTGCAAGGCTCGAGAAGGCAGCTTCATATGATGAAATCAAAGCCGCGATCAA GGAGGAATCTGAGGGTAAGTTGAAGGGTATCCTAGGATACACAGAAGATGATGTAGTGTCTACCGACTTCATTGGCGATTGCAG GTCAAGCATCTTTGACGCCAAGGCTGGAATTGCTCTAAACGGCAACTTCGTTAAGGTTGTCTCTTGGTACGACAACGAATGGGGTTACAG CAACCGCGTGATAGACTTGATTCGTCACATGGCGACGTCTGCTTGA
- the LOC140823472 gene encoding glucose-6-phosphate 1-dehydrogenase, cytoplasmic isoform-like isoform X1, whose protein sequence is MASGEWHCQHRTFLKNEIHEKDNENVPETGCLSIIVLGASGDLAKKKTFPALFNLYRQGFLPSNEVNIFGYARSKMVDDDLRDRIRGYLPQGKEGTDDISSFLQLIKYVSGSYDDLKGFQELNKAISEHEASKSIMEGSSRRLFYLALPPSVYPQVCKMIKNYSMNRSDHGGWTRIVVEKPFGKDLASAEELSSQIGELFEEPQIYRIDHYLGKELVQNLLVLRFANRLFLPLWNRDHIANLQIVFREDFGTDGRGGYFDEYGIIRDIIQNHLLQVLCLVSMEKPISLDPEHIRDEKVKVLQSVLPIKDEEVVLGQYDGYKDDPTVPDNSNTPTFATVILRIHNERWEGVPFILKAGKALNSKKAEIRVQFKDVPGDIFKCQKQGRNELVIRLQPSEAMYMKLTVKQPGLEMSTTQSELDLSYKERYHEIVVPEAYERLILDTIRGDQQHFVRRDELKAAWEIFTPLLQRIDDGAFRPLTYEPGSRGPAEGDELLERAGYVHTDGYVW, encoded by the exons ATGGCATCGGGTGAATGGCATTGTCAGCACAGGACTTTTCTTAAGAACGAGATTCATGAAAAAGACAACGAGAATGTGCCCGAAACAGGGTGTCTTTCAATCATAGTTCTTGGTGCATCAGGGGATCTTGCAAAGAAAAAGACGTTCCCTGCACTTTTTAATCTTTACCGGCAG GGATTTTTGCCATCAAATGAGGTTAACATTTTTGGCTACGCAAGGAGCAAGATGGTTGATGATGATTTAAGAGATCGAATACGAGG GTATCTTCCCCAAGGGAAAGAAGGCACTGATGATATTTCAAGCTTTCTGCAGTTG ATCAAATACGTAAGTGGTTCTTATGATGATCTAAAGGGCTTTCAAGAATTAAATAAGGCGATATCTGAACATGAAGCATCAAAAAGCATTATGGAAGGATCATCTCGCAGGCTTTTCTACCTTGCACTCCCTCCATCTGTATATCCACAAGTCTGCAAAATGATCAAGAATTATTCCATGAATAGAT CTGATCATGGTGGATGGACTCGTATTGTTGTTGAAAAGCCCTTTGGCAAGGATTTGGCTTCAGCGGAGGAACTGAGCTCCCAGATAGGAGAATTGTTTGAGGAACCACAGATTTATCGTATTGATCATTATCTGGGAAAGGAATTGGTGCAGAACTTG TTGGTACTTCGTTTTGCAAACCGTTTATTTTTGCCTCTTTGGAATCGTGACCACATTGCTAATCTTCAG ATTGTGTTTAGAGAAGATTTCGGAACCGATGGCCGTGGTGGGTATTTTGATGAATATGG GATTATTCGTGACATTATCCAGAATCACCTATTACAG GTTCTTTGCCTTGTTTCCATGGAGAAGCCGATTTCTCTTGACCCCGAGCATATCAGAGATGAGAAAGTGAAG GTTCTCCAATCTGTGCTTCCAATCAAAGACGAAGAGGTGGTTCTTGGACAGTATGATGGATATAAAGACGATCCAACAGTTCCAGACAACTCAAACACTCCTACTTTTGCAACTGTAATTCTACGTATACACAACGAAAGATGGGAGG GCGTTCCTTTCATCCTCAAGGCTGGGAAAGCTCTAAATTCGAAAAAAGCGGAAATACGTGTTCAATTCAAGGATGTTCCTGGAGATATATTTAAAT gtcaaaagcaaggaagaaatgAACTCGTAATACGTTTGCAACCTTCCGAGGCCATGTACATGAAGCTAACA GTCAAGCAGCCTGGGTTGGAAATGTCTACCACACAAAGTGAACTAGATCTCTCTTACAAGGAACGTTACCACGAGATTGTCGTTCCAGAGGCTTATGAACGTCTTATCCTCGACAC CATAAGAGGCGATCAACAGCATTTTGTTCGGAGAGACGAATTGAAG GCTGCCTGGGAGATATTTACTCCCCTGCTTCAGCGAATAGATGATGGAGCGTTTAGGCCGCTTACATACGAGCCGGGCAGCAGAGGGCCGGCTGAAGGCGATGAACTGCTGGAAAGGGCAGGTTACGTGCACACAGATGGGTACGTATGGTGA
- the LOC140823472 gene encoding glucose-6-phosphate 1-dehydrogenase, cytoplasmic isoform-like isoform X2 encodes MVDDDLRDRIRGYLPQGKEGTDDISSFLQLIKYVSGSYDDLKGFQELNKAISEHEASKSIMEGSSRRLFYLALPPSVYPQVCKMIKNYSMNRSDHGGWTRIVVEKPFGKDLASAEELSSQIGELFEEPQIYRIDHYLGKELVQNLLVLRFANRLFLPLWNRDHIANLQIVFREDFGTDGRGGYFDEYGIIRDIIQNHLLQVLCLVSMEKPISLDPEHIRDEKVKVLQSVLPIKDEEVVLGQYDGYKDDPTVPDNSNTPTFATVILRIHNERWEGVPFILKAGKALNSKKAEIRVQFKDVPGDIFKCQKQGRNELVIRLQPSEAMYMKLTVKQPGLEMSTTQSELDLSYKERYHEIVVPEAYERLILDTIRGDQQHFVRRDELKAAWEIFTPLLQRIDDGAFRPLTYEPGSRGPAEGDELLERAGYVHTDGYVW; translated from the exons ATGGTTGATGATGATTTAAGAGATCGAATACGAGG GTATCTTCCCCAAGGGAAAGAAGGCACTGATGATATTTCAAGCTTTCTGCAGTTG ATCAAATACGTAAGTGGTTCTTATGATGATCTAAAGGGCTTTCAAGAATTAAATAAGGCGATATCTGAACATGAAGCATCAAAAAGCATTATGGAAGGATCATCTCGCAGGCTTTTCTACCTTGCACTCCCTCCATCTGTATATCCACAAGTCTGCAAAATGATCAAGAATTATTCCATGAATAGAT CTGATCATGGTGGATGGACTCGTATTGTTGTTGAAAAGCCCTTTGGCAAGGATTTGGCTTCAGCGGAGGAACTGAGCTCCCAGATAGGAGAATTGTTTGAGGAACCACAGATTTATCGTATTGATCATTATCTGGGAAAGGAATTGGTGCAGAACTTG TTGGTACTTCGTTTTGCAAACCGTTTATTTTTGCCTCTTTGGAATCGTGACCACATTGCTAATCTTCAG ATTGTGTTTAGAGAAGATTTCGGAACCGATGGCCGTGGTGGGTATTTTGATGAATATGG GATTATTCGTGACATTATCCAGAATCACCTATTACAG GTTCTTTGCCTTGTTTCCATGGAGAAGCCGATTTCTCTTGACCCCGAGCATATCAGAGATGAGAAAGTGAAG GTTCTCCAATCTGTGCTTCCAATCAAAGACGAAGAGGTGGTTCTTGGACAGTATGATGGATATAAAGACGATCCAACAGTTCCAGACAACTCAAACACTCCTACTTTTGCAACTGTAATTCTACGTATACACAACGAAAGATGGGAGG GCGTTCCTTTCATCCTCAAGGCTGGGAAAGCTCTAAATTCGAAAAAAGCGGAAATACGTGTTCAATTCAAGGATGTTCCTGGAGATATATTTAAAT gtcaaaagcaaggaagaaatgAACTCGTAATACGTTTGCAACCTTCCGAGGCCATGTACATGAAGCTAACA GTCAAGCAGCCTGGGTTGGAAATGTCTACCACACAAAGTGAACTAGATCTCTCTTACAAGGAACGTTACCACGAGATTGTCGTTCCAGAGGCTTATGAACGTCTTATCCTCGACAC CATAAGAGGCGATCAACAGCATTTTGTTCGGAGAGACGAATTGAAG GCTGCCTGGGAGATATTTACTCCCCTGCTTCAGCGAATAGATGATGGAGCGTTTAGGCCGCTTACATACGAGCCGGGCAGCAGAGGGCCGGCTGAAGGCGATGAACTGCTGGAAAGGGCAGGTTACGTGCACACAGATGGGTACGTATGGTGA